From the genome of Lemur catta isolate mLemCat1 chromosome 18, mLemCat1.pri, whole genome shotgun sequence:
TGTGGGTCCACAATAGAGTCCTCCAGGATGTACACTGAGTGAGCAACATTGGCAGGAAACAGTCGCTCGGCCCAGCGGGGCATCCTGTTGGTCTTGGTCAGGAGGCGCCGTGACAGGAGCTTCTGGTCAGGGGTCACCTCCCGGTGAACTATGTCTTCCGTCAAGACATGTTTGCTGCAGGTGTCAGAGTGAAGGTGACCCTCAGGAGCCTGCCCCTGAGAGACTGCCTGTTGCGGTACCCATTTGGAGCCTTCTGGCCCAGACGGGCCATGCCTTTCTGCAATCTTGCAGAGTGACACGTGGCTCAGATCTGAACTAAGAATCCTCAAACCTAACCCAGGGCAAATTCCAACTCCTGTCTCCTCACTGACCTGGATTCCTGGGCCTTCCAGCAGGGCTGGACCTCATGATTTATTACACCACGGGGAAGGCCACGGACAGAGTACGCAAGCACCCAGATTTCCAACCTCAAGATCCCTTCCAACTCCTGTGCTGCTGCCTCTTCCTGTCTCACCACCCTGAGACTTAGACTAGGGTCTCAAGTAAACCACcgcccaggcccagcctccttTCAGGATCTTGCAGGCCAGGCCTGGCTGCTTCCTCGACAAGGTCTTTGGGCCCTAAAGACCGCCACAGTTCCTGCGATCCCCTACAGCGAACTCGACGTGGAGTCGTTCCTGGCCCCATTACTCGGGGGTCATCCACACTTCGATCTCCAAATAGGTAGGGGTGTGTATGTGGGGTGGGGGTTGCTCTTCCAAAAACCACATACCTATAGGGATTCGGGTATCGCTGCCAGAAGGCAGCGAACACTTGGTCCCAGGAACTCCGGAGCACGCTCTGGCCCAGGAAATACTTCACCATCGTCCCGGCCGGGGCGGGCTCAGCACCCACGCAGCATTAGGGGTGCGGAGCCCGGGGAGGGCTCGTGCTGGCCGGCCCGGGCTCGGCGCACGCCCGCCGCCAGGCCAGCAACTCAGTCACCGCCGCACCGCACCCAAGCCGCCACAGCCGCCATGAGTTGTCCCGGCCCGCGCCACTTCCGGCGCAGCCGCACGGTAGCCACCACTTCCGGCGCTCGCATCACGTGACCTCgtgcccccgcccccgccccccttcGGGCCCCCTCCCGCGGGAGTCGCGGTGCTGCGGGTCCGAGCGAGGCTGGAGGGGACCCCCGGTTCGGTTGGGAAGCCGAGCCGAAGCGGAGGCTAAGCTCGCCAGGCGAGCGAGCGAGCGACGGAGCAGCGAGCTGCACGGCGGTGTGCAGCGCTGTTGCGGACGCTGTCCCGCGCGCTCAAGGCCACCTCGGGTCTTGGGGTCTTCGAGATAATTGGCGCCCGGGGCCAAAGAGCGgggcagacgggtgcgctgccaAAGTGCAAGCCCACTGCTCGAGCCCGACGCGGTGTCTCGAGTCGCAGGTTGGCGCTTGGGGTCGGGGTCTGAGGCTCGGGCGCTGCCTGGGCCGAGCGGAGATCTGGGTTTGCCTCCCGTCCCCGCTCAGGACCCTGACGTGGGTGAGGCGGCCCCGGGAGCATGAGCGGGCAGCGCGTGGACGTTAAGGTGGTGATGCTGGGCAAGGAGTACGTGGGCAAGACAAGCCTAGTGGAGCGATACGTGCACGACCGCTTCTTGGTGGGGCCCTATCAGAACGTGAGTGCACTGGCTGGGGCCAGGAACCGGTGGGAGGGGGCCAGCCTGCACCAGTGGCCCTGATCCCTTTCCTCTTGTTGCAGACCATCGGGGCCGCCTTCGTGGCCAAGGTGATGTCTGTCGGAGACCGGACAGTGACTTTGGGTATTTGGGTAAGTCCCCTGGGCATCTACTCTTGGGTAAACTCATTCCTTACTGGTTGACTTGTGGCCTCACAGAGGTCATTTCTCTTCTCCAGACCCCAGTTTCCTCACCAGGAAAATGGGGGTCTGGAGGATACGGCCTTAGTTTGACTAGGGCCAGGGTTGAGCCTCCCTCTGCCCTTTAGGACACAGCAGGCTCTGAGCGCTATGAGGCCATGAGCAGAATCTACTATCGGGGTGCCAAGGCTGCCATCGTCTGCTATGGTAAGGGAGGTTCTGGGCTGTTCCTCAAGCAAAAGGGTTGGGTGCCAGGCTGGTTTCGGAGAAAGCCCTGACCCTTGGTTGTGTCTCCCGCATGCCCCATACCAAGACCTCACAGACAGCAGCAGTTTTGAGCGAGCGAAATTCTGGGTGAAGGAACTGCGCAGCCTAGAGGAGGTAGGTGGCCAGACCTCACCAGaagacctggggctggggctctgtTGGTCAGTGGTAACCCTGGCCTTGTCTTCTGCCCCAGGGCTGTCAAATCTACCTATGTGGCACCAAGAGTGACCTGCTGGAGGAGGACCGGCGGCGTCGACGTGTGGACTTCCATGACGTCCAGGACTATGCAGACAGTAGCTGCTCCTTAGCCCCTTGGGTGGTAGAGGGGGGTGTGGCTGCTTGGGTGGGTCACAGGAAATAGGGACTGCCTTTGGCAGCCATGGCAATGTGCCCTAGGAGGGCTTTCTGGCCTCCTTGAACTATGGGGTCCAGGAGACTCCCTAAACTGCTAGCTTTCCCCTTTGTCTATGTTTACCTGAGGCTTTAGTCACTTCTCTTTACAGATATCAAAGCTCAGCTCTTTGAAACATCCAGCAAGACGGGCCAGAGTGTGGGTGAGTGCTGTACtggggcctcacagcaggagcaGGGGCACCAGAGCAAGCAGGAAAGACCCTAGATGGCTGGGTCATTGGGAGATCCCAGGGGTACTGGCATTGGGCCCTCACTGATCATCATTTTTCCTGCCAGACGAGCTCTTCCAGAAAGTGGCAGAGGATTACGTCAGTGTGGCTGCCTTCCAGGTGATGACAGGTGTGTGCTTCCCCAGCCTTTACAGAGACTTTCCCTAGGCCCACAGCACCAAGCCCCCTTTACCAGTTACCTGGACCCCCCCAACAGAATGGTGCCAAGCTGCCACCTCTCTCTTTGACAGAGGACAAGGGCGTGGATCTGGGCCAGAAGGCAAACCCCTATTTCTACAGCTGTTGTCATCACTGAGTCGCCACTCACCTGGCCTGGGGGAATTAAAGGAATTCCCCAAAGGGGCCAGACCCAGCTCTTTTCTGGGCTTGGGTGGTCAAATGTTTGAGCTACCCCAGGTCCCCTTGGCAGCAGAGGTGGCACCTGCCTGTGCTGGCCCATGGAATAGAGGCAGCATTGGGCTGACTGTGGGCATGAGGAGGGATAAGGGCTGATTTGGACCCCAGGCTTCTGCCCTGGACAGCACTTGTGTCTGCACATTATTTAAGTGGCTTCTGATCTGTAAATAAAATCAATGCACTGTGAATCACATTCAGCCCCTTTCCATGCTGTGTGGATTGGGTGTCAAGACACCTAGTTCTTTCTGGGGCCACTTGGCTGGCCTTACTTCTTAAGACTTCTCCCATCTCGTTTTCTTGTGGAAACCCAAACTTTGGCTGGGATTATGGCAGAGATGCCAGAGAA
Proteins encoded in this window:
- the RAB24 gene encoding ras-related protein Rab-24 — translated: MSGQRVDVKVVMLGKEYVGKTSLVERYVHDRFLVGPYQNTIGAAFVAKVMSVGDRTVTLGIWDTAGSERYEAMSRIYYRGAKAAIVCYDLTDSSSFERAKFWVKELRSLEEGCQIYLCGTKSDLLEEDRRRRRVDFHDVQDYADNIKAQLFETSSKTGQSVDELFQKVAEDYVSVAAFQVMTEDKGVDLGQKANPYFYSCCHH